A genomic segment from Helicobacter sp. NHP19-012 encodes:
- a CDS encoding DMT family transporter: MFYIFALLAGMALALQAPINAALARDMGGVSVFAAFFSFLVGTLCLLVLVRVFHQMGSDTLKLLFHQEWWKFIGGLLGAFVVFTTITSAPKIGLAPMLVFLLVGQLCMGLFLDSIGAFGLAQKTISLFKLLGLTLIISGIVVFFYKDIFK; encoded by the coding sequence ATGTTTTATATTTTTGCACTCTTAGCCGGCATGGCCCTCGCTTTGCAAGCCCCCATCAACGCGGCTTTAGCTAGAGATATGGGGGGTGTAAGTGTCTTTGCGGCGTTCTTTTCGTTTTTGGTGGGGACTTTATGTCTCTTAGTCTTAGTAAGGGTGTTTCACCAAATGGGCAGCGATACTCTAAAACTCTTATTCCATCAAGAGTGGTGGAAGTTTATCGGTGGTCTTTTGGGGGCTTTTGTGGTGTTTACGACCATCACCAGCGCACCCAAAATTGGGCTAGCCCCCATGCTCGTCTTTTTACTCGTGGGGCAGTTGTGTATGGGCTTATTCTTAGACTCCATTGGGGCTTTTGGCTTGGCGCAAAAAACCATCAGCCTATTTAAACTTCTAGGCCTCACACTCATCATTTCTGGGATTGTGGTCTTTTTTTATAAGGATATTTTTAAATAA
- a CDS encoding HpaA family protein → MQKHIKGILSTLMGISLALSGCATDTGTQAASNQPHAKSATPINFNYPIHIGQEPPNDHITAILTPHIQADENVQPYIAKFQNALATQVQEILQRKGYTVIRIASAKDFTPTQKNVIYSLLKIKGWIGILEETNIDTKNPQDPNTQTQAAQSAGAVILQFIEPKTGRTTHNIAINIGAEHAITYSNFQESVILSGFAGAGSVSLGDTANNANDADLGGPMDKNHDDAVHRILNKVYKVVLERVISWAQHSNLKQYRQVIDQIRK, encoded by the coding sequence ATGCAAAAACACATAAAGGGCATTTTATCAACACTCATGGGGATCTCCCTAGCACTCTCAGGCTGTGCAACAGACACGGGAACACAAGCCGCAAGCAACCAACCACACGCAAAGAGCGCAACTCCTATCAACTTTAACTACCCCATCCACATTGGCCAAGAGCCTCCAAATGACCACATCACCGCCATTTTAACCCCGCATATCCAAGCTGATGAAAATGTCCAACCTTACATCGCAAAATTCCAAAACGCCCTAGCCACACAGGTCCAAGAGATTCTCCAAAGAAAAGGCTACACCGTTATACGCATTGCATCCGCCAAGGATTTTACACCCACACAAAAAAATGTCATCTACTCTCTATTAAAAATCAAGGGGTGGATAGGCATTTTAGAAGAGACTAACATTGACACCAAAAACCCACAAGATCCCAACACGCAAACACAAGCAGCGCAGAGCGCGGGGGCGGTGATTTTACAATTCATTGAGCCCAAAACAGGGCGCACAACCCACAACATCGCCATCAATATCGGCGCAGAACACGCCATCACTTACTCCAACTTTCAAGAATCGGTCATCTTAAGTGGGTTTGCGGGGGCTGGCTCTGTCAGTCTCGGCGACACTGCAAACAATGCAAACGATGCCGACTTGGGTGGCCCTATGGATAAAAATCATGACGATGCTGTCCATAGGATTCTCAATAAGGTGTATAAAGTGGTGTTAGAAAGAGTGATCTCTTGGGCGCAACACTCTAATCTAAAGCAATACAGGCAAGTGATCGATCAGATTAGAAAATAA
- a CDS encoding ABC-F family ATP-binding cassette domain-containing protein translates to MLQTTQLGMRYATKKLFENVNLKLDAHKRYGLIGANGAGKSTFLKILAGQIEPSSGEVSVNAGLKLGVLGQDQYAFEEFSLKDAVLMGNKILYNALKEKEKLYTEADLSDDKVNARLADLEMICVQEDPLYECEVVVEKILEDLGIPAHRHNDLMKSLPSSDKFKILLAQVLFPKPDILLLDEPTNNLDLNAIAWLEENLKRHEGTMVIISHDRHFLNAVCTHILDLDFGTLREFSGNYDDWYIASTLIAKQKEAERNKKLKEKEELERFIARFSANASKARQATSRQKQLDKLDIQSIEVSSRRDPSILFKPSRTIGNEALECNHVSKAYGDLAVLKNVSLKIAPKDKIALIGPNGVGKSTLCKILVEEMRPDSGGVKWGATVQRGYFPQDVSESIQGEESLYQWLFNFNKKIESGEVRNALGRMLFSGAEQEKSVSALSGGEKHRMVLSKLMLEKGNFLVLDEPTNHLDLEAIIALGEALYKFEGAVICVSHDRELISAYANRIIELVPTNKGAKVIDFKGSYEEYLASKGA, encoded by the coding sequence ATGTTACAAACAACCCAACTTGGCATGCGTTATGCCACTAAAAAACTTTTTGAAAATGTCAATCTCAAACTAGACGCACACAAACGCTACGGGCTCATCGGGGCAAATGGGGCGGGCAAAAGCACCTTTTTAAAGATTTTAGCCGGACAGATCGAGCCTAGCAGCGGAGAAGTGAGCGTCAATGCAGGGCTAAAATTAGGGGTGCTAGGCCAAGATCAATACGCTTTTGAAGAGTTTAGCTTAAAAGATGCGGTTTTAATGGGGAATAAAATTTTATACAACGCCCTAAAAGAGAAAGAAAAACTCTACACAGAGGCGGACTTGAGCGATGATAAGGTCAATGCCCGCCTAGCCGATCTAGAAATGATCTGCGTGCAAGAAGACCCCTTGTATGAATGCGAAGTGGTGGTGGAGAAAATTTTGGAGGATTTGGGTATCCCAGCACACCGCCACAACGACTTAATGAAAAGCCTGCCTAGCAGCGATAAATTTAAAATCCTTTTAGCCCAAGTGCTTTTCCCCAAGCCCGATATTTTACTCTTAGACGAGCCTACAAACAACCTAGATTTAAACGCCATTGCATGGCTAGAAGAGAATTTAAAACGCCACGAGGGGACAATGGTGATCATCAGCCACGATCGCCACTTTTTAAACGCCGTCTGCACCCATATTTTAGATTTAGACTTTGGCACGCTCAGGGAGTTTAGCGGCAATTATGATGATTGGTACATTGCTTCTACTTTGATTGCCAAACAAAAAGAGGCGGAGCGCAATAAAAAGCTTAAAGAAAAAGAGGAGCTAGAGCGTTTCATCGCCCGCTTTTCAGCCAATGCGAGCAAGGCGCGCCAAGCCACCAGCCGCCAAAAGCAATTAGACAAGCTAGACATACAAAGCATAGAAGTTTCGTCTAGACGCGATCCGAGCATTCTTTTTAAACCAAGCCGCACGATCGGCAACGAAGCTTTAGAGTGCAACCACGTTTCTAAGGCCTATGGGGATTTAGCGGTGCTTAAAAATGTGAGCCTAAAAATCGCCCCTAAAGATAAAATCGCCTTGATCGGGCCTAATGGCGTGGGTAAAAGCACGCTGTGTAAAATTTTGGTGGAGGAAATGCGTCCAGATAGTGGGGGCGTGAAGTGGGGGGCAACGGTGCAAAGGGGCTACTTCCCCCAAGATGTGAGCGAGAGCATCCAAGGGGAGGAAAGCCTATATCAATGGCTCTTTAACTTCAATAAAAAGATTGAAAGCGGCGAGGTGAGAAACGCTTTAGGGCGGATGCTCTTTAGTGGCGCGGAGCAAGAAAAAAGCGTGAGTGCCTTAAGCGGGGGCGAGAAACACCGCATGGTTTTATCCAAACTCATGCTAGAAAAGGGCAATTTTTTAGTGCTCGATGAGCCCACCAACCATTTAGACCTAGAGGCGATCATTGCTTTAGGCGAAGCCCTTTATAAATTTGAGGGGGCGGTGATTTGCGTAAGCCACGATAGAGAGCTTATCAGCGCTTATGCGAATCGAATTATTGAGCTTGTCCCCACAAACAAGGGCGCAAAAGTGATCGACTTTAAGGGGAGTTATGAAGAGTATTTGGCCAGCAAGGGGGCTTAG
- the hemN gene encoding oxygen-independent coproporphyrinogen III oxidase codes for MQELDFHKYASYSKPGPRYTSYPTAVEFNPSFQEAELLEAFKRADKQIPLSLYFHLPFCKSACYFCACSVIYTNSQSKKERYIGYLAKELELLRSHLDTHREVVQLHFGGGTPTFYNAEQLDRIIANIKNTFSNFAKDAELSCEIDPRHFSLEQMQVLKKHGFNRLSFGVQDFDPQVQVAVNRLQSVDLVQEKVQIARDFGITSINFDLIYGLPLQTIKSFETTLLEVLRLNPDRLAVFNYAHVPWVKHTMKIDPKTLPSPQEKLALLQFLIGFLKGHGYEMIGMDHFAKKDNELYLALQNKQLRRNFQGYTTKKFSQTIGVGVTSIGEGQDYYTQNFKDLKRYEQALDSGHLPVERGVRLSGEDRLRKEVIMHLMNNLELDFHSIEKAFNIDFKTHFKDALNALKPYEQEGLVAISEGGLKTSPTGAMLVRNLAMVFDAYLGVQSGARRFSQTL; via the coding sequence GTGCAAGAGTTAGACTTTCACAAATACGCTTCTTACTCTAAGCCCGGTCCGCGCTACACGAGCTACCCCACCGCCGTGGAGTTCAACCCGAGCTTTCAAGAGGCGGAACTCTTAGAGGCGTTTAAGCGGGCGGATAAACAAATCCCTCTGTCTTTGTACTTCCATTTGCCTTTTTGCAAGAGTGCGTGCTATTTTTGCGCTTGTAGCGTGATTTACACGAATAGCCAAAGCAAGAAGGAACGCTACATTGGGTATTTGGCTAAAGAGCTGGAGCTATTAAGATCCCATTTAGACACGCATAGGGAGGTGGTGCAGCTGCACTTTGGCGGAGGCACGCCCACCTTTTACAACGCCGAGCAGTTAGATCGCATCATTGCAAACATTAAAAATACCTTCTCTAATTTTGCCAAAGACGCGGAACTTAGCTGTGAGATCGACCCGAGGCATTTTAGCCTAGAGCAAATGCAGGTGTTAAAAAAGCACGGCTTTAACCGCTTAAGCTTTGGAGTGCAAGACTTTGACCCACAAGTGCAAGTGGCAGTGAATCGCTTGCAAAGCGTGGATTTGGTGCAAGAGAAGGTGCAAATCGCACGGGATTTTGGGATCACTTCTATTAACTTTGACTTGATTTATGGCTTGCCCTTGCAGACCATTAAAAGTTTTGAAACGACCTTGTTAGAGGTGCTAAGGCTCAACCCCGATCGTTTGGCAGTCTTTAATTACGCCCATGTCCCCTGGGTGAAACACACCATGAAAATCGATCCCAAAACCCTACCCAGCCCACAAGAAAAGCTAGCCTTGTTGCAATTTTTAATCGGGTTCTTAAAAGGGCATGGTTATGAAATGATTGGCATGGACCACTTCGCCAAAAAGGACAACGAGCTGTATTTGGCTCTGCAAAATAAGCAACTTAGACGCAACTTCCAAGGCTACACCACGAAAAAGTTCTCCCAAACCATTGGTGTGGGGGTTACGAGCATTGGCGAGGGGCAAGACTACTACACGCAAAACTTTAAAGACTTGAAACGCTACGAGCAGGCCCTAGATAGTGGGCATTTGCCTGTAGAGCGGGGGGTTAGGCTTAGTGGTGAAGATCGCCTAAGAAAAGAGGTGATCATGCACCTGATGAATAACCTAGAGCTAGATTTTCACAGCATTGAAAAGGCGTTTAACATTGACTTTAAAACACATTTTAAAGACGCGCTAAACGCCCTCAAACCCTACGAACAAGAGGGCCTGGTGGCGATCAGTGAGGGGGGGCTAAAGACCAGCCCCACGGGGGCGATGCTTGTGCGCAACTTAGCCATGGTCTTTGATGCGTATTTGGGGGTGCAAAGTGGCGCACGCCGATTTAGCCAAACACTCTAG
- a CDS encoding outer membrane protein — protein MNRKLYAFLSSAMVFGATGLQAERNAWFVGASYEFGQVGQKIGNPAHGKYRFSRLPAPAGGYSNLAVMQGLGISVGYKQFFGKKKWFGLRYYGFMDYGHAVFGANALVNQGTPSNPIYHTFANISDMFTYGGGIDTLYDVINKKDVTFGFFLGAAIAGNSWGNTTGGTLLNIAYPATSKQVLDPAIFQFLFNLGMRTTIGKHQEFDFGIKIPTINDYYFNKKNLSVAYRRQYSLYVGYRYNF, from the coding sequence ATGAATAGAAAACTTTACGCCTTTTTGTCGAGTGCTATGGTCTTTGGCGCAACGGGACTACAAGCCGAGAGGAATGCGTGGTTCGTGGGTGCGAGTTATGAATTTGGACAGGTGGGGCAGAAAATCGGAAACCCCGCGCATGGTAAATACCGATTTAGCAGACTGCCCGCGCCCGCAGGCGGTTACTCCAACCTGGCTGTGATGCAAGGTTTGGGCATTAGTGTGGGGTATAAACAATTCTTTGGCAAAAAGAAATGGTTTGGGCTGCGCTACTACGGCTTTATGGACTACGGACATGCGGTCTTTGGGGCAAATGCGTTGGTTAATCAAGGGACACCTAGCAATCCCATATATCACACCTTTGCTAACATAAGCGACATGTTCACCTACGGCGGGGGCATTGACACCCTCTATGATGTCATCAATAAGAAAGATGTGACCTTTGGGTTTTTCTTGGGGGCGGCGATTGCGGGTAACTCTTGGGGCAACACCACAGGCGGGACGCTCCTAAACATCGCCTACCCCGCTACATCTAAACAAGTCCTAGACCCTGCCATTTTCCAATTTCTCTTTAATTTGGGGATGCGCACCACCATTGGCAAACACCAAGAGTTTGACTTTGGGATCAAAATCCCCACGATCAATGACTACTACTTCAACAAAAAGAACTTGTCTGTCGCTTACCGCCGCCAATACAGCTTGTATGTGGGCTACCGCTATAACTTTTAA
- the ccoG gene encoding cytochrome c oxidase accessory protein CcoG has product MDLQNSVKGADKSHYFRQSFRLKRYIVAIVITIFAIGVPFIHIGEGQVFLISFEHRQIHLLGKIYSAQEMYLMPFLVIFLFIFIFFITSMLGRVWCGWGCPQTIFRTIHRDLIETKILGLHAKISNKQRPTPKTPSNRLKKIVGLFLFAPVPIMSMAVLLFYFVPPHEFFSHLAHPADNALLIGIWAVLSAVVFFDIVVVKERFCIYLCPYARVQSVLFDDDTLNPIYDSTRGGAIYDENNVKIPSLPQKRNKTNECVSCNHCVLVCPTHIDIRKGMQLECINCLECVDACTVTMDKLNKPSLIQWSSTNATNTHSKVKLWRSKTIAYVGVLLMVVGALIVGSFKKASMLLDITHGGQLYAIHSDFVDNGYVFLFQNTSNRAHAYTFNVDDPNISIVRPKNTLSIEPQGKLKVVVILRMPLKIAKEAYEKHDVTHAKKEILPIVVKAYSVDNPQISVQRESIFIVPSALKLTKTKAH; this is encoded by the coding sequence ATGGATTTACAGAACTCTGTAAAAGGGGCGGACAAAAGCCATTATTTCCGCCAGTCTTTCCGTTTAAAACGCTATATAGTGGCGATCGTCATAACTATTTTTGCGATCGGTGTGCCCTTTATCCATATAGGTGAGGGGCAAGTCTTTTTAATCTCTTTCGAGCATAGACAAATCCATTTGCTTGGCAAGATTTACAGCGCACAAGAAATGTATTTAATGCCTTTCTTGGTGATTTTTCTCTTTATATTCATCTTTTTCATCACTTCTATGCTTGGGCGGGTGTGGTGTGGGTGGGGTTGTCCGCAAACGATCTTTAGAACGATCCACAGAGATTTGATTGAAACTAAGATTCTAGGCTTGCACGCTAAGATCAGCAACAAGCAACGCCCCACGCCCAAAACCCCGAGCAATCGGCTTAAAAAGATTGTTGGGCTTTTTCTCTTTGCCCCCGTGCCCATTATGTCGATGGCAGTGTTATTGTTCTACTTTGTCCCCCCCCATGAGTTCTTTAGCCACCTAGCCCACCCTGCCGACAACGCCCTGCTCATTGGCATTTGGGCGGTTTTAAGTGCGGTGGTGTTCTTTGACATTGTGGTGGTCAAAGAGCGTTTTTGTATCTATCTATGCCCCTATGCACGGGTGCAAAGCGTGCTGTTTGATGATGATACGCTTAATCCTATTTACGACAGCACAAGGGGCGGGGCGATTTACGATGAAAACAATGTAAAAATCCCTAGTTTGCCCCAAAAGCGCAACAAAACCAACGAATGCGTGAGTTGCAACCATTGCGTGTTGGTCTGCCCCACGCACATTGACATTAGAAAAGGCATGCAATTAGAGTGCATCAACTGCCTAGAGTGCGTGGACGCTTGCACGGTAACGATGGATAAATTAAACAAGCCGAGTTTGATCCAATGGTCTTCCACAAACGCCACAAACACGCATAGCAAGGTGAAGTTATGGCGGTCAAAGACCATCGCCTATGTGGGCGTGCTCTTAATGGTCGTGGGGGCTTTGATTGTCGGCTCGTTTAAAAAGGCTTCCATGCTTTTAGATATCACGCATGGGGGGCAACTTTATGCGATCCACAGCGATTTTGTGGACAATGGCTATGTCTTTTTGTTCCAAAACACAAGCAATAGAGCGCATGCCTATACCTTTAATGTGGACGATCCAAACATCAGCATCGTGCGCCCCAAAAACACTCTAAGCATTGAGCCACAGGGCAAACTCAAGGTCGTGGTGATCCTGCGCATGCCTTTAAAAATTGCCAAAGAAGCCTACGAGAAACACGATGTAACACATGCCAAAAAAGAGATTTTACCCATTGTGGTGAAAGCCTACAGCGTGGATAACCCCCAAATCTCCGTGCAACGAGAGAGTATTTTTATTGTTCCTAGTGCGCTAAAGCTCACTAAAACTAAAGCTCACTAG
- a CDS encoding (Fe-S)-binding protein, translating to MNASIQEVTQKCVKCAKCVPSCTIYRVHKDESTSPRGFLDLIAQVKQESLELDKSLKKIFESCFLCTTCVQVCPFHLPIDLMIEKIRLESTHKHGITWHKRIYFYLLRHPRLMDIVFRLCYALAPCAFKQEGDKLKWRFKGSFSWQKRAFFPFVAKSFLQTHRGIIAPKAPLEPKEPLRKVGLFIGCLGNYNYPQVGESLLSLLDKLNFSVAIPKQVCCGAPAYFTGDFNTAWFLTKQNIESLATLAAEVEAILVPEATCISMLKKDYQHLIESLKDSQERALWAEKFEKIQAKLQMASHFLATQTPLSRHLETKAQSPMSVTYHDPCHAKKVLGIYKEPRSLLKINHKIVEMQESDRCCGFGGVTMQSEHYKLSLKAGAPKALDIVGTKAQVVSAECSACRVQLNNALAQINAPTQFLHPLELLDKSLSGA from the coding sequence ATAAATGCTTCTATTCAAGAGGTTACACAAAAATGTGTGAAGTGCGCTAAATGCGTGCCTAGTTGCACCATTTATCGGGTGCATAAGGATGAGAGCACTTCGCCTAGAGGCTTTTTAGACCTCATAGCGCAGGTAAAACAAGAGAGCCTAGAGCTAGATAAAAGCCTTAAAAAAATCTTTGAAAGTTGTTTCTTATGCACCACTTGCGTGCAAGTTTGCCCCTTCCATTTGCCCATAGATTTGATGATTGAAAAAATCCGCCTAGAGAGCACACATAAACACGGGATCACTTGGCATAAAAGGATCTATTTTTATTTGCTAAGACATCCAAGGCTCATGGACATCGTCTTTAGGCTCTGCTACGCCCTAGCCCCTTGCGCCTTTAAACAAGAGGGGGATAAGTTAAAGTGGCGTTTTAAAGGTTCTTTTTCTTGGCAAAAACGGGCGTTTTTCCCCTTTGTGGCTAAGAGTTTTTTACAAACCCATAGGGGCATTATTGCCCCTAAAGCCCCCCTAGAGCCCAAAGAGCCTTTAAGAAAAGTTGGGCTGTTTATCGGTTGTTTGGGCAATTACAATTACCCGCAGGTGGGCGAAAGTCTGTTGTCTTTGCTAGACAAACTCAATTTTAGCGTGGCGATCCCCAAACAAGTTTGTTGCGGTGCGCCGGCGTATTTCACGGGGGATTTTAACACCGCTTGGTTTTTAACCAAACAAAATATAGAGAGCCTAGCCACACTTGCCGCTGAGGTGGAGGCGATTTTAGTGCCCGAGGCGACTTGCATTAGCATGCTTAAGAAAGACTACCAACATTTAATCGAGAGCCTAAAGGACAGCCAAGAGCGCGCCCTTTGGGCTGAAAAGTTTGAGAAGATCCAAGCTAAATTGCAAATGGCATCGCATTTTTTAGCCACACAGACGCCCTTAAGTAGGCATTTAGAAACCAAAGCGCAAAGCCCCATGAGCGTAACCTATCACGATCCTTGCCATGCTAAAAAGGTGCTGGGTATCTACAAAGAGCCTAGAAGTTTGCTTAAAATCAACCACAAAATTGTAGAAATGCAAGAGAGCGACCGCTGTTGTGGCTTTGGGGGAGTTACGATGCAAAGCGAGCATTACAAGCTCAGTTTAAAGGCAGGTGCGCCCAAAGCCCTAGATATTGTCGGCACCAAGGCGCAGGTGGTGAGCGCGGAGTGTTCGGCGTGTCGGGTGCAGTTAAACAACGCTTTAGCACAAATCAACGCCCCCACGCAATTCCTACACCCCCTAGAACTTTTAGACAAAAGCCTAAGTGGAGCGTAG
- a CDS encoding MFS transporter has protein sequence MRHYLRIVSLLALSSFCLGVAEFLVSGILPKLSGFYGVSVSEAGNLATLYALGVVIGAPIVSVLISRFNYRNQLIFTLGVFALSNALMFFSHSFMSALIARFIGGLMHGLFFVIATLVCLKAAPKSKTSMAMSLMASGLTVALVTGVPLGILVAKHFGLLAPFLLVAFLAAVAALLALFVLPKFSSKPANFKNLGVAFNFPPLYKGFLVTAFSCGSMFVVYIYMRVLLEKHGFSVESITNIYLYYGVAAMLGNLFGGKLTDLRGSFAALRFLLSMQVFALVAMSFSYHLPKPVVAFNAMAFGFFGFACIAPLKMLSGHLARTFTPDTPNSTIALNEASFNVGITFASLMGGLVARYISIDMNGICAALFALSAFSFLSFGLKKAYFHQK, from the coding sequence ATGCGGCATTATTTAAGGATTGTGTCTTTACTTGCCCTATCCAGCTTTTGCTTAGGTGTAGCGGAGTTTTTGGTTTCAGGGATTTTACCTAAACTTAGTGGCTTTTATGGGGTGTCGGTGAGCGAGGCGGGCAACTTAGCCACGCTTTACGCCCTAGGTGTGGTGATCGGCGCACCCATTGTGAGCGTGCTGATCTCGCGTTTCAACTACCGCAACCAGCTCATTTTCACCCTAGGGGTTTTTGCCCTCTCCAACGCTTTAATGTTCTTTAGCCACAGCTTTATGAGTGCGCTCATCGCCCGCTTTATCGGGGGATTAATGCACGGCTTGTTCTTTGTGATCGCCACGCTTGTGTGCCTTAAAGCCGCCCCCAAGTCTAAAACCAGCATGGCGATGAGTCTTATGGCAAGCGGGCTCACCGTGGCTTTAGTTACGGGCGTGCCTTTGGGGATTTTGGTGGCAAAGCACTTCGGGCTACTAGCCCCCTTTTTATTGGTGGCTTTTTTGGCTGCTGTGGCTGCGCTTTTGGCGTTGTTTGTCTTGCCCAAATTTTCTAGCAAGCCGGCTAACTTTAAAAACCTGGGGGTGGCTTTTAACTTCCCCCCCCTATACAAGGGCTTTTTAGTTACGGCTTTTTCGTGTGGGTCTATGTTTGTGGTTTATATCTACATGCGTGTCTTACTTGAAAAACACGGCTTTAGTGTTGAAAGCATTACCAATATTTACCTTTACTACGGCGTGGCGGCGATGCTGGGCAATCTCTTTGGGGGCAAGCTCACGGATTTAAGGGGCTCGTTTGCCGCCCTGCGTTTTTTGCTTAGCATGCAAGTGTTCGCCTTGGTTGCGATGAGTTTTAGTTACCATTTGCCTAAGCCCGTTGTGGCGTTTAACGCCATGGCCTTTGGATTCTTTGGCTTTGCGTGCATTGCGCCTTTAAAAATGCTAAGCGGTCATTTAGCCCGCACCTTCACGCCAGACACGCCTAACAGCACGATCGCGCTCAATGAAGCCTCGTTCAATGTGGGGATCACCTTTGCGTCTTTGATGGGCGGACTCGTGGCGCGCTATATCAGCATTGACATGAACGGCATTTGCGCCGCCTTGTTTGCTTTAAGTGCCTTTAGTTTCTTAAGTTTTGGGCTCAAAAAAGCCTATTTTCACCAAAAATAG
- a CDS encoding metallophosphoesterase, which yields MHTSFTIIFLAVFLLLNGFNYVRLKKFTYPSLRLIPIALYVFEIVFLFIQRRMIPNVFGEFRIVLYAIGGISMATSFIMACLLLLHLLILKTTPQNTDLKRRQAIKKFFDLGVIFWLFSSITKGFYNATHLVITKRRVKLKNLKQALHLAMISDAHIGPYLKKDYLRQIVDRINALNPDIVVIVGDLADLRAKLVQEDLAPLKDIQSKHGVYYVLGNHEYYHGATALIEVFKRHHIRVLQNESVQVAGLNLMGVNDLMGYRFKHFEPDFKTPFTQINPNLPSVLLSHQPKSLTHLKQKPDLLLCGHTHAGQIFPFSLLVWLDQKYLYGHYHLKDCQMIVSSGCGFWGPPVRILTKSEIVSIHLEPENQARV from the coding sequence ATGCACACCTCTTTTACAATCATCTTTTTAGCTGTCTTTTTGTTGCTCAATGGCTTTAATTATGTGCGTTTAAAGAAATTTACCTACCCCTCTTTACGCTTGATCCCCATCGCTCTGTATGTTTTTGAAATTGTCTTTTTATTTATACAGCGCAGGATGATCCCTAATGTCTTCGGGGAATTTAGGATTGTCTTGTATGCCATAGGTGGGATTAGCATGGCCACCAGCTTTATCATGGCGTGCCTCTTGCTCTTACATCTGCTGATCCTCAAAACCACGCCCCAAAATACCGACCTTAAGAGGCGACAAGCCATTAAAAAATTCTTTGATCTAGGCGTGATTTTTTGGCTCTTTAGCTCAATCACTAAGGGCTTTTACAACGCAACCCATCTTGTGATCACAAAACGCCGTGTCAAGCTTAAGAATTTAAAACAAGCCCTCCATCTAGCCATGATCAGCGATGCACATATAGGTCCGTATCTTAAAAAAGATTACTTGCGACAAATTGTCGATCGCATCAATGCCCTTAACCCAGATATAGTCGTGATTGTGGGGGATTTAGCGGATTTAAGGGCTAAGTTGGTGCAAGAGGATTTAGCGCCGCTTAAAGACATCCAATCCAAGCACGGCGTGTATTATGTGCTAGGCAACCACGAGTATTACCACGGGGCGACCGCTCTCATTGAGGTGTTTAAAAGACACCATATACGCGTCTTGCAAAATGAGAGCGTCCAAGTAGCTGGGCTTAATTTAATGGGGGTGAATGATCTCATGGGGTATCGCTTTAAACATTTTGAGCCCGATTTTAAGACTCCATTTACCCAAATCAACCCCAATCTACCCAGTGTTTTACTCTCCCACCAACCCAAATCCCTCACACATTTAAAGCAAAAACCCGACTTGCTTTTATGCGGACACACCCATGCAGGGCAAATCTTCCCCTTTAGCCTCTTGGTGTGGCTGGATCAAAAATATCTCTACGGCCATTACCATTTAAAAGATTGCCAGATGATCGTGAGCAGCGGTTGTGGCTTTTGGGGACCCCCTGTGCGTATCCTCACCAAGAGCGAAATCGTGTCCATCCATCTAGAACCTGAAAATCAAGCTAGGGTTTAG
- a CDS encoding single-stranded-DNA-specific exonuclease has protein sequence MTFKAPHLEVFFNTEFLELYAKGEPYGVGNPTPLFEVCAPLKSWRFLGRTKQHVELILEDHTALLVCKWWFCPKEHHIHFRPQSSLTLVGEFDPFDKELKCLEMKI, from the coding sequence ATGACCTTTAAAGCCCCCCATTTAGAAGTGTTTTTCAATACTGAGTTTTTAGAGCTTTATGCCAAGGGCGAGCCTTATGGGGTGGGCAATCCCACGCCTTTATTTGAGGTTTGCGCCCCCTTAAAATCGTGGCGTTTTTTGGGGCGCACCAAGCAGCATGTAGAGCTCATCTTAGAGGATCACACCGCCCTGTTGGTGTGTAAGTGGTGGTTTTGCCCTAAGGAGCACCATATCCACTTTCGCCCCCAAAGCTCCCTAACTTTAGTGGGTGAATTTGACCCCTTTGACAAGGAATTAAAATGCCTAGAGATGAAAATTTGA